The following coding sequences are from one Beggiatoa alba B18LD window:
- a CDS encoding diguanylate cyclase: protein MPAVIPNHDNKTAVKDIEQKRLLEIYQNSQPLLEQVAAIVTPQAEQIASVFYSEMLAISGAQPFLNHMLVDTRLRTSLAEWVKQLFTPSNEEEVQQHIKRQREVGNIHARINIPIYLVHHGIRVLKRECRQFIIASCLERNEMANALSLVEELLDYSSFLINESYFNDIIVNERSAQALRMNTINQGLAMECERLRSLLFDWLRRILTSLYQTPAPSFQQLPSIFSSDFGLWVTYKAELLFIDHQYEIEHLKSQLLQINALVKTSIDLRDRSLMAELGVVINQLNDAVTHASWFLSSFINHALEMESGRDPLTHLFNRRYIPTIMQRAIRISATQGTPFCVLLVDIDFFKKINDTWGHDNGDTILSQVGELFVTHVRAGDFVFRYGGEEFLVLLNDVSLDVAQRIAEKLRALVEQHTFYLNKSMPFNITISIGIALHEGHPDYSVIISQADNALYQAKSKGRNRIEVADKLVGDSTNL, encoded by the coding sequence ATGCCTGCTGTTATTCCTAATCATGATAATAAAACTGCTGTGAAAGATATTGAGCAAAAAAGATTATTAGAAATCTATCAAAATTCGCAACCGTTATTAGAGCAGGTTGCTGCCATTGTCACGCCTCAGGCTGAACAGATTGCAAGCGTTTTTTATTCAGAAATGTTGGCAATTTCTGGCGCACAACCTTTTTTAAATCATATGCTGGTTGATACACGCTTGCGTACATCGTTAGCTGAATGGGTAAAACAGCTTTTTACTCCCTCTAACGAGGAAGAAGTACAACAACATATTAAACGACAAAGAGAAGTTGGTAATATTCATGCACGTATCAATATTCCAATCTATTTAGTACATCATGGCATACGAGTTTTAAAGCGGGAATGTCGTCAGTTTATTATCGCCTCTTGTTTAGAACGCAATGAAATGGCAAACGCGCTCAGTCTAGTTGAAGAATTACTGGATTATTCTTCATTCCTCATTAATGAAAGTTATTTTAATGACATCATTGTGAATGAACGTAGTGCGCAAGCCTTGCGGATGAATACGATTAATCAAGGTTTAGCAATGGAATGTGAGCGTTTACGCTCCTTATTATTCGATTGGTTAAGACGTATTTTAACCAGTTTGTACCAAACGCCAGCCCCTAGTTTTCAACAATTACCCAGTATTTTTAGTTCTGATTTTGGCTTATGGGTGACGTATAAAGCGGAATTATTATTTATCGATCATCAGTATGAGATAGAGCATTTAAAATCTCAGCTTCTACAAATTAATGCATTAGTAAAAACATCGATTGATTTGCGTGATCGTAGCCTCATGGCAGAGTTAGGGGTTGTTATTAATCAATTAAATGATGCAGTTACCCATGCATCTTGGTTTTTATCATCTTTTATTAATCACGCTTTAGAAATGGAAAGTGGACGAGACCCACTGACGCATTTATTTAATCGACGCTATATCCCTACCATCATGCAACGGGCGATTAGAATCAGCGCGACACAAGGAACGCCCTTTTGTGTTCTGCTTGTTGATATTGATTTTTTTAAAAAGATTAATGATACATGGGGACACGATAATGGCGACACAATTTTGTCTCAAGTTGGTGAGTTATTTGTGACACATGTACGGGCGGGAGATTTTGTATTTCGTTATGGTGGCGAAGAGTTTTTAGTCTTGCTCAATGATGTGTCTTTAGACGTTGCACAACGGATTGCTGAAAAATTAAGAGCTTTGGTAGAGCAACATACTTTTTATCTCAATAAATCAATGCCTTTTAATATTACGATTAGCATTGGCATTGCTTTACATGAAGGACATCCTGATTATTCTGTGATTATTTCGCAGGCGGATAACGCGCTCTATCAAGCAAAGTCTAAAGGACGGAATCGAATAGAAGTTGCTGATAAATTGGTAGGTGATTCAACAAATTTGTAA
- the grxD gene encoding Grx4 family monothiol glutaredoxin, with the protein MDVLERIKQQVESNPVVIYMKGTPELPQCGFSSRAAQALHACGVDFAYVNVLADPEIFQNLPRFANWPTFPQIYVDGELIGGCDITLELYQKGELKPMLEQAIAKQKTA; encoded by the coding sequence ATGGACGTTTTAGAGCGTATTAAACAACAAGTTGAGAGTAATCCTGTTGTTATTTATATGAAAGGGACTCCTGAATTGCCACAATGTGGCTTTTCTAGCCGTGCTGCACAGGCATTACACGCCTGTGGTGTTGATTTTGCCTATGTGAATGTCTTGGCAGATCCAGAAATTTTTCAAAATCTCCCCCGTTTTGCAAATTGGCCAACATTCCCCCAAATTTATGTTGATGGAGAACTCATTGGCGGTTGTGATATTACCCTTGAGTTGTATCAAAAAGGTGAATTAAAGCCAATGTTAGAACAAGCTATTGCAAAACAAAAAACGGCATAA
- the dmeF gene encoding CDF family Co(II)/Ni(II) efflux transporter DmeF: protein MTTKHYCQYVHQFDVHKQKNELSTQRVTLLTIFMMVIEVAAGLFYGSMALLADGLHMGTHALAIGITIFAYRYARFHQNDPKYSFGTGKVGVLGGFTSALILAVVALMIGFESMHRLFFPQEIQFNEAIFVAVIGLIVNLISAVWLHEGHDHDEPDHDDDHNHHATHHHDHNLRAAYFHVLADALTSVLAIIALLLGKFFGWIWVDALMGIVGMLVILKWSYGLLRDTSDILLDSGIKTDILSDVISTIEAEKHHRVQDLHVWRINANQSAIIISIIAENPHNPSYYKQLLAHRSEFAHVTVEINMA, encoded by the coding sequence ATGACTACAAAACACTATTGTCAATATGTCCATCAATTTGATGTACATAAGCAAAAAAATGAACTCAGTACCCAGCGCGTCACTTTACTCACTATTTTTATGATGGTTATCGAAGTCGCGGCAGGTCTTTTCTATGGCTCTATGGCATTACTGGCTGATGGTTTGCACATGGGCACTCACGCGCTTGCAATTGGTATTACTATCTTTGCTTATCGTTATGCCCGATTTCATCAAAATGATCCTAAATATAGTTTTGGAACAGGAAAAGTAGGGGTTTTAGGGGGATTTACTAGCGCATTAATTCTTGCTGTTGTCGCATTAATGATCGGCTTTGAATCCATGCACCGCCTATTTTTTCCACAAGAAATTCAGTTTAATGAAGCCATCTTTGTTGCTGTGATTGGGTTAATTGTTAATTTAATCAGTGCGGTTTGGTTACATGAAGGACATGATCATGACGAGCCTGATCACGATGATGACCACAATCATCATGCCACACACCACCATGATCATAATTTACGAGCGGCTTATTTTCATGTGCTTGCAGACGCATTAACCTCTGTTTTAGCCATTATTGCCCTGTTACTGGGTAAATTTTTCGGATGGATTTGGGTTGATGCGTTAATGGGCATTGTCGGAATGCTTGTTATTTTAAAATGGTCTTATGGCTTATTACGAGATACTAGCGATATTTTACTAGATAGTGGGATAAAAACTGATATTCTATCGGATGTTATCTCTACCATTGAAGCAGAAAAACATCATCGTGTACAGGATTTGCATGTATGGCGTATCAATGCCAATCAATCCGCAATCATCATTTCTATTATCGCTGAAAACCCCCATAATCCGTCATATTACAAACAGTTATTAGCACACAGAAGTGAGTTTGCGCATGTCACAGTAGAAATCAACATGGCGTAA
- the soxB gene encoding thiosulfohydrolase SoxB codes for MLLNRRQFMQIMAVASAAGLLPQKIFARQASDLYDVPNFGQVRLLHITDTHAQLLPLYYREPHINLGFDSMQGQVPHLVGKALLKQAGIAENTPEAHAFTYLNFSDAAQQYGKVGGFAHLASLVKQLRDGYGREKTLLLDGGDTWQGSGTAYWTRGQDMVGACNLLGVDVMTGHWEFTYLAEEVLKNLQAFKGEFVAQNITVREEAYLFEGKPVYDEQTGHAFKPYTIKTLNGIRVAIVGQAFPYTPIANPARFIPDWTFGIQDKAMQSLVNEIRAKEKPELVVVISHNGMDVDLKMATQVTGIDVILGGHTHDGVPKPVEVKNTQGTTLVCNAGSNGKFLGVLDFAISDGKVKGYQYRLLPVFANLLPADKDMQAYIDQARAPYLDKLTEKLATTDTLLYRRGNFNGTFDQLICNALRQQHDAQIALSPGFRWGTSILSGQAITMENVLDQTCITYPETYRREMTGSEIKLILEDVCDNLFNPDPYRQQGGDMVRVGGLNYVCDPTAGMNQRISNLTLDDGTALDMEKRYPVAGWATVGSQAEGKPIWDIVAEYLRAEKVVKIEKVNMPKLQHVENNLGFDE; via the coding sequence ATGTTACTTAATCGCCGTCAGTTCATGCAAATCATGGCCGTTGCCAGTGCGGCAGGGCTACTTCCTCAAAAGATTTTTGCTCGACAAGCTAGTGATTTATACGATGTTCCTAACTTTGGGCAAGTTCGTTTATTACATATCACTGATACGCACGCACAATTATTGCCTTTATATTATCGTGAACCGCATATTAATTTAGGGTTTGATAGTATGCAGGGGCAAGTCCCCCATTTAGTTGGAAAAGCCTTGTTAAAACAAGCGGGCATTGCAGAAAATACACCTGAAGCACATGCTTTTACCTATCTTAATTTCAGTGATGCTGCTCAACAATATGGCAAGGTTGGCGGGTTTGCGCATTTAGCCTCGTTAGTCAAACAACTGCGTGATGGTTATGGTCGAGAAAAAACCTTGTTATTAGATGGTGGTGATACGTGGCAAGGCTCAGGCACTGCTTACTGGACACGCGGGCAAGATATGGTGGGGGCTTGTAACTTGTTGGGCGTGGATGTCATGACAGGACACTGGGAGTTTACCTATTTAGCGGAAGAGGTTTTAAAAAATCTACAAGCCTTTAAAGGGGAATTCGTTGCGCAAAATATTACTGTGCGGGAAGAAGCCTATTTATTTGAAGGTAAACCTGTTTATGATGAACAAACAGGACATGCTTTTAAACCTTATACCATTAAAACGTTAAATGGTATTCGTGTTGCGATTGTTGGGCAAGCTTTCCCTTACACACCGATTGCGAACCCTGCCCGTTTTATTCCCGATTGGACATTTGGCATTCAAGACAAAGCCATGCAAAGCCTTGTTAATGAGATTCGGGCAAAAGAAAAGCCTGAGCTCGTTGTTGTCATTTCACATAATGGCATGGATGTCGATTTAAAAATGGCAACGCAAGTAACAGGTATCGATGTCATTCTGGGGGGGCATACACATGATGGCGTGCCTAAACCTGTAGAAGTTAAAAATACGCAGGGAACAACCTTAGTTTGTAATGCGGGTTCTAATGGTAAATTTTTAGGTGTACTTGATTTTGCAATCAGTGATGGAAAAGTGAAGGGCTATCAATATCGCTTATTACCTGTCTTTGCGAATTTATTACCTGCTGATAAAGACATGCAAGCCTATATTGACCAAGCACGCGCGCCTTACTTGGATAAATTAACTGAAAAATTAGCGACAACAGACACATTACTTTACCGACGCGGTAATTTTAATGGAACATTTGACCAATTAATTTGTAATGCATTGCGCCAACAACATGACGCACAGATAGCACTTTCCCCCGGATTCCGTTGGGGAACGAGTATTTTATCTGGGCAAGCCATCACCATGGAAAATGTCTTAGATCAAACCTGCATTACCTATCCTGAAACTTATCGCCGTGAAATGACTGGCTCAGAAATTAAATTAATCCTAGAAGATGTCTGCGATAACTTATTTAATCCAGACCCTTATCGCCAACAGGGGGGGGATATGGTACGAGTGGGTGGGCTAAACTATGTCTGCGACCCTACAGCAGGCATGAACCAACGGATTAGCAATTTAACCTTAGATGATGGTACGGCTTTAGACATGGAAAAACGCTACCCTGTTGCGGGTTGGGCAACGGTTGGTAGTCAAGCAGAAGGGAAACCCATTTGGGACATTGTTGCAGAGTATTTACGGGCAGAAAAAGTGGTTAAAATTGAGAAAGTTAATATGCCTAAACTGCAACATGTAGAAAATAATTTAGGCTTTGATGAATAA
- a CDS encoding citrate transporter, translating to MSVITLFSLLISHSAFAAESLPNVMGIPIDFILFGLTLLGVALFHHHTLAVGLTGLVTIALYKITFTGFKHGEGVTGFMSHIGHEWVTLVNLFCLLMGFALLSRHFEKTRIPAVLPRFLPHDWKGGFLLLIIIFVLSSFLDNIAAAMIGGAMAHTLFRAKVHVGYLAAIVAASNAGGAGSVVGDTTTTMIWISGISPVDVLEAYVGAGLTLFIFGIPAAIQQQNYSPILKHQHQKIHLDWTRIGIVALILVSAILTNVIVNMQFSGIAESFPFIGVAVWVAIFVSVPLRRPDWEILPETLMGTVFLLSLVLCASMMPVETLPAASPLSTFGLGAVSAVFDNIPLTALAIKQSGYDWGFLAFAVGFGGSMMWFGSSAGVALSNMYPEAKSVVNWLRYGWYVILAYIIGFVALNLVVGWHPHAPVHAETAVVTH from the coding sequence GTGAGTGTCATAACACTATTCAGTTTATTGATCAGTCATTCAGCGTTTGCGGCAGAATCATTACCGAATGTGATGGGCATTCCCATTGATTTTATTTTATTCGGTTTAACTTTATTGGGTGTTGCGTTATTTCATCATCACACGCTGGCAGTTGGTTTAACAGGATTGGTCACGATTGCGCTGTATAAAATCACCTTCACAGGTTTTAAGCATGGTGAGGGTGTTACAGGCTTTATGAGTCATATTGGGCATGAATGGGTTACTTTAGTAAATTTATTCTGTTTATTAATGGGATTTGCATTATTATCACGTCATTTTGAAAAAACCCGTATTCCTGCTGTTTTACCACGTTTTTTACCGCATGATTGGAAAGGTGGTTTTTTACTACTTATCATCATTTTCGTGCTTTCTAGCTTCCTCGACAATATTGCTGCCGCCATGATTGGGGGGGCAATGGCGCATACTTTATTCCGCGCTAAAGTCCATGTTGGTTATTTAGCTGCGATTGTTGCCGCTTCTAATGCAGGTGGGGCGGGTAGTGTTGTTGGCGATACAACAACAACTATGATTTGGATTTCTGGTATTAGCCCTGTGGACGTTTTAGAAGCCTATGTCGGTGCTGGATTGACCTTATTTATTTTTGGTATTCCTGCGGCAATTCAACAACAGAATTATTCCCCTATCTTAAAACATCAACATCAAAAGATTCATTTAGATTGGACTCGTATTGGCATTGTGGCATTGATTCTAGTTTCTGCTATTTTAACGAACGTTATCGTTAATATGCAGTTTTCTGGAATTGCGGAAAGTTTTCCTTTTATTGGTGTTGCAGTTTGGGTTGCTATTTTCGTTTCTGTTCCCTTACGTCGTCCTGACTGGGAAATTTTACCTGAAACATTGATGGGGACAGTTTTCTTATTATCTTTAGTTTTATGTGCTTCTATGATGCCTGTGGAAACCTTACCCGCTGCATCCCCATTGAGTACCTTTGGTTTAGGGGCTGTTTCTGCGGTGTTTGATAATATCCCTTTAACAGCATTAGCCATTAAACAAAGTGGATATGATTGGGGCTTTTTAGCCTTTGCTGTTGGATTTGGTGGTTCTATGATGTGGTTTGGTTCTTCTGCGGGGGTGGCATTGTCTAATATGTACCCTGAAGCTAAATCTGTGGTGAATTGGTTACGTTATGGTTGGTATGTCATACTTGCTTATATCATTGGCTTTGTTGCGTTAAATTTAGTCGTTGGCTGGCATCCTCATGCACCCGTACATGCAGAAACAGCGGTAGTAACACATTAA